From the genome of Tripterygium wilfordii isolate XIE 37 chromosome 6, ASM1340144v1, whole genome shotgun sequence:
ATGCAGAGATCAAGAGATCTTGACCGTTCAATACTCTCCCACTATTAAACAGATCCATCCGATGCGGACTGggctttaaaaaaaagttttttttatacACACCCATAATTCAATAATTATGATTGCACCCTTATTATGACACCTCATTTTTTATGATGAGGACTATTTACATCCCATTAACTAAACCTCATTCTAAATAaatgtcaataaaaaatataactgACTGCACCCTTTTTAAAGTTTTCTGAAAAATAATCATCAGCAACCCCACCCACctgtttttacttttcttgctttCCTCTACCGGCACGATTGAGGTGTTTGCATCCGGGTTTCCATTGCAGACATGTAGGTGTTCATCTCCCATGGCTTCTTCAGGTGTTGGAGCCTCAACTCTGAAAGTTTGGTTCTTTGAGAGGAACAAATTGTGGGTGTTCAACACTTTGAAGCATCTGAAGGTATTTTGTCTTCTAAGCTTGGTTCTAGGTAAATGtgctttcttcttcctcaaaattCAGGAGAAGTCCTTGTTGTAAACAGTACTCCACATGCAGATTCTCCCCTATGAACTTCAAATTTTCATTTGCACTCTCTCACACAGATGTATGCAAAGTTATAAATTCTAACCTGAAAATGCGTTGAGGTGGGGGTTTGCTGCCAGAGGTTCGAAAGGGTGACGGAGTAGCTTTGGCAGAGCCATCCCCGGAGGTGAGGCGCGCCGCAATGCTACGGGCTGACAGAGCGGAGAGTGGATCTGGCGGCGGTGATGGTGACCATTTGTCTCCGTCAAAATTGCTTGGGTTTCCAGGGAAGAAGAACAGTATGATTTAAGGGTTCAAAATGGTAGGGTCATTAGGGGTGTTATTagattgatgtttttttttactttttagggtGTAGTTAGTTAATTCGGTGGTGTAAATAGTCctcatcttttttatttgtaCACCTCAAAATCCTGGCATTCGAGTGTTCTTGGACAATTTGGAGAAGACGATGAGCAGGAAGGGCTGAAACAGGATTGCGATGCAGACATCCAAACACCAACTAGCTTGAATCATCTTCGGCTACTCAATTTCAAGGTGAGTCCTTTCAGTCAATTAACTCACTGTTCCTTtgctatcatcatcatccaaagaGAAATCATAAACCTCGACTTCCTTCTAAGAAGAATCAATTCACACTTTCCTCCCTTATATATACAATCTATACATACGATCCAATACGTACCCGCACAAACACTCCAAGAACCAGCAACGTTTTTTTAATCAAGAATGGCAAGAGTCTACATATCTAAGCAAACCTCCTGCTGTTTATGCTCTTACTGCGGGGGTAGAGCGTACCTAAGCGTATGTGAGTTTATTCTCCTAGGtgagtttcaatttttttgcagTGCTGTGAGTTGGGTCTCCTGCTTAATAGTAATTCCTTAGATTTGTGATTCgttgttcttcaattttttttattttgcagtGTTGTGAGAATCAGTCTGTGGGATTGGTTTCTCTTTCAAGCCATTTCGTTTGAATCGAAGAGTCTGTTGACTCTCTTCAATCTGCTGAGGTGGGTTCTCCAATTTAATTTGAAAGTTTAATTGTTTACCCAACGACTTTTGCTGCTTTTGTGAGGATGATTGTGGAGGATTTTAGGAAGTTAGTATTATCCTTCTTGGGTAGTCTTCTCTCACAGCCAGAAGTTAAGTTCTCTCACTTTAGTTTCCCTCTACAACCATTTGTAATTCTACATATCTTAAAATGTGTTATGACTGAGAAACTGATTTGGtttgttgattttcttcagTTGAAATGGCTTAATCTTCACCTTATCAAGATCTTGCCTTATATGAATGAGGTAGCTCCAATCTCTGCTTCATTTATTTTTCGGTCtggtcttttttttgtttcctgcGAATGTGATTGCCAGCGTGAATTGGTATCTAATGCTGTTTTGTATAGGCAACTTCTAAGCTCATAAAGGCTTCGGTTGAGCCAGTACTCGAACAAGACAGGGCGTACGTACTATCATCTCTGAAGTTTTCTAAATTCACTCTTGGTTATGTTCTTCGTTGtgaaagttaagttcaaaatggcctGGAGCCATATTTTCTCGGCATGTGATGGATAAACTGCCAGGAAGGACCTACCCCTCCCTCATGGAATTGTGCATACATAAAATACGCGAGGTACCTGAATATTTGGAATTTTTGTGTGAGAATTCACTTTACTTTCTCTGATCATTGTGTGTTATCTTCCGAGTTCTGACAGAACATTGACAAGCATAGTTCATTGTCGGTGCTGCCAAGCAATTTGAGTCAACAAGTTTTTGATGAATTGGTGCTTTAACACGTTCTTACTGATGGGTCACTTGAAGTCTTTGGAGATTGCGCTCCACGTGTTTTCTTTGTTGATGGCTTAGAGATTCAGACACTTGGATATGCTTATGCTCCCTTTTCACTATTGGTTCTTTAAAGAAAGTGTTGGATTATCTGAATTCATTCTGTTTGGCAAGATGTTTATTTGAGTGAATATCCCGGAGTACAGGATAGTTGGATGGATGTCGTTTCTTCGCAAGGTTCCTCGCTACTTTCAATTGATATCTCAGGCTGTGACGTGACTGATACTGGGTTGGTTCTCCTCAAAAATTGTTCAACCCTTCAAGAATTAACTTATGATTATTGTGAACAGATTTCAGAAAATGGGCTGAAATATATTAGTGGTAATTTTATTCTTTGGAGCCTTGATTTGCAAAGCTTCTAGGTTTGTCATCCACCACTTTTATTTTTGCTTGAGTT
Proteins encoded in this window:
- the LOC120001136 gene encoding synaptotagmin-4-like, producing MSWHSSVLGQFGEDDEQEGLKQDCDADIQTPTSLNHLRLLNFKLKWLNLHLIKILPYMNEATSKLIKASVEPVLEQDRAYVLSSLKFSKFTLGYVLRCES